One segment of Rhipicephalus sanguineus isolate Rsan-2018 chromosome 6, BIME_Rsan_1.4, whole genome shotgun sequence DNA contains the following:
- the LOC119396937 gene encoding G-patch domain and KOW motifs-containing protein: protein MAAAAPAEKAGLSFKFTKKVENKILSCEKSQTEREANEERDYVVSVDESVVKSSLPKAEKKELVIPLIKNNVWRVPKNEKSVTQKDAEDIDVPDEDKTELSLEQQAIKEILAEAANSRNLDSKGTTKDMSIPLLMQNKVPDGYETDDKVDVSLRAEESTLEDYESVPIEEYGLAMLRGMGWNPGKPIGARCTEVAKPIEAVLRPKGLGLGADSKMAKPPPLVAKEDGDLVLRTGAYIRIEQGPHKDLYGQVEGLDDENARVIVKLALGGKTVTVSELFVSLVSKKDYQKYGKLLNKEKYDDYKRKHEAQEEEVAEKRRDERERHTSHKRSRVEKERESSKSAERRERSRSPKRKEQFWLRPQIRVRFIDRKYRNGKYYNTKMTIEDVTSRTTCMCNTEDGKILEDIKASMLETVIPRKPPAHVLVLLGSYCGQVGSVLKRDKERCCATVQMLYDKAVLDFSYDSISEYTGDISYHY, encoded by the exons ATGGCAGCTGCTGCCCCAGCGGAGAAAGCTGGTCTCAGCTTTAAATTCACAAAAAAAGTCGAGAACAAGATATTAAGCTGTGAAAAAAGTCAAACAGAACGTGAAGCCAATGAAGAAAGGGATTACGTTGTTTCCGTCGACGAAAGTGTGGTGAAAAG ttcGCTACCAAAGGCCGAGAAGAAAGAGCTGGTGATCCCCCTCATAAAGAACAACGTTTGGAGGGTGCCAAAGAACGAGAAATCGGTTACCCAGAAAGATGCTGAAGACATTGATGTGCCTGATGAGGACAAAACGGAGCTCTCCTTGGAGCAGCAAGCGATTAAAGAAATACTTGCAG AGGCAGCAAATAGTCGGAACTTGGACAGTAAGGGAACCACCAAAGACATGAGCATACCACTGCTGATGCAGAACAAAGTCCCCGATGGCTACGAGACAGACGACAAAGTAGATGTGTCCCTTCGAGCCGAGGAGTCTACGCTGGAAGACTACGAGAGTGTTCCTATTGAGGAATACGGCTTGGCCATGCTTAGGGGCATGGGGTGGAACCCAGGCAAGCCCATTGGTGCTCGTTGTACTGA GGTAGCAAAACCCATAGAAGCTGTCTTGAGACCAAAGGGGTTGGGTCTTGGGGCTGACAGCAAGATGGCTAAGCCTCCTCCTCTTGTGGCGAAGGAAGATGGGGACCTCGTCCTCAGAACAGGGGCCTATATTCGTATCGAGCAAGGCCCACATAAAGATCTCTATGGCCAG GTGGAAGGCCTGGATGATGAGAATGCACGTGTCATTGTAAAGCTGGCTTTAGGTGGGAAaacagtgactgtcagtgagctCTTTGTCAGCCTTGTCAGTAAAAAGGATTACCAGAAGTATGGAAAGCTGCTGA ACAAAGAAAAATATGATGACTACAAGAGGAAGCATGAAGCACAGGAAGAGGAAGTGGCCGAAAAGAGACGAGACGAGCGTGAGAGGCACACATCGCACAAGAGGTCCAGAGTTGAAAAAGAACGGGAATCATCCAAGTCGGCTGAAAGGCGAGAACGATCCAG GTCACCCAAGCGGAAAGAGCAGTTCTGGCTTCGGCCACAGATCAGAGTCCGCTTCATTGACCGCAAGTACAGGAATGGGAAGTACTACAACACAAAA ATGACGATAGAAGATGTCACCTCAAGGACTACGTGTATGTGTAACACAGAAGATGGCAAGATCTTGGAAG ACATTAAAGCATCAATGCTGGAAACCGTGATTCCTAGGAAGCCACCAGCTCATGTGCTTGTGCTGTTGGGAAGCTACTGTGGGCAA gtTGGGTCAGTGTTGAAAAGGGACAAGGAAAGATGTTGTGCCACCGTGCAAATGCTGTACGACAAAGCAGTCTTGGACTTCAGCTATGACAGCATATCGGAATACACTGGAGATATTTCGTATCACTACTGA